Part of the Leptotrichia massiliensis genome, TTTAATAATACAGAATTATGGAGGTTTTTATGAGAAGTTTATCGGGAATACAACCCAGCGGGATTTTACATATTGGAAATTATTTTGGGGCTATTAAGCAGTTTGTAGAGTTGCAAGATGAATATGAAGGATTTTATTTTTTGGCAAATTATCATGCTTTGACGTCTTCACCAAAAGGAGAGGATTTGAAGGCTAATACGATTGGTGTAATTTTGGATTATTTGGCTTTGGGACTGAATCCTGATAAATCAACGCTGTTTTTGCAGTCAGATGTGCCTGAACATGCCGAATTATCTTGGATTTTGTCGAATATTGCTCCAATGGGGCTATTAGAAAGGGCTCATTCATATAAGGACAAAGTTGCGAAGGGAATTAAGCCAAATGTGGGGCTTTTTACTTATCCAATACTTATGGCTGCTGATATTTTAATGTATTCGCCAGATATTGTGCCTGTTGGAAAGGATCAGAAACAGCATTTGGAAATGACTCGTGATATTGCAACTAAATTTAATGAAACTTACGGCAAAGAAGTGTTTAAATTGCCAAAAGAAAAAATCGTTGAAAATGTAGCAACTGTG contains:
- the trpS gene encoding tryptophan--tRNA ligase; the protein is MRSLSGIQPSGILHIGNYFGAIKQFVELQDEYEGFYFLANYHALTSSPKGEDLKANTIGVILDYLALGLNPDKSTLFLQSDVPEHAELSWILSNIAPMGLLERAHSYKDKVAKGIKPNVGLFTYPILMAADILMYSPDIVPVGKDQKQHLEMTRDIATKFNETYGKEVFKLPKEKIVENVATVPGTDGDKMSKSYGNVINMFGSKKALKKQIMSIVTDSTPLEEPKDPDNNITKLYALFATETEVEALKEKFRAGNFGYGHAKNELFDKFMDYFSPFQKKREELENNMDYVYQILREGANKARSIATEKMDEVRDIVGLLKKNY